In Larimichthys crocea isolate SSNF chromosome VI, L_crocea_2.0, whole genome shotgun sequence, one genomic interval encodes:
- the znfx1 gene encoding NFX1-type zinc finger-containing protein 1: MERLFGRVLTDGPDTGQNEIAGGGRRRRQGGAQGDRARGAEGRGRAQGREREEIDGGRGGGGGGGMRGRGRGRGGDPGRGGERGVGREGRGGAGDAWGRGRGGREGGGGGGGRADLWRGGERDVGRQGGGGGRHRGGGRGRGGNRGEGAAQEIGGVRRNREQGAAEGEEEGGGVARMGVRRGGRSVDRRGGERRDGVGDRNGGRSKSTGEARAPRGPGLGFKALEELSEKEPSTVAITLSTHPALQGILSGTTMRKDLVELLCLVLSKAFRSRTERSTLQHLAGIIKDSGFFRNVLPYYLVGMESEYNLDRRAQYPQHLENILAILSEVLSTFPGSTVQTGRLLLTQLQASINSLKTSGVEINPQMEESLENLQGLMRHLQERSREGTLRSNRDTYALLPTGGDNPAEEEQQDFRTIPIYPTPEEFHHDYRPFLRPNLITQRYTNTHLYLDTHFRLLREDFVRPLREGVQQLLWNQMDMGRTDNPLKKKRFDDIRIYFDTQLVAPKCTHTGLAYLVQFDIQPLKFVRWQNSKRLIYGSLVCLSCDNFESFLFATVSDRDPKYLQKGQVQITFTEESRFKLARIEKNQLFLMIETTAYFEAYRYVLDGLQEQQEDELPFQRYIVECNTDVHPPAYLQRRDTYDLSSVADPDYKDSVQPFHSLREEAWPRMEELGLDESQMKAFQLALTKELAIIQGPPGTGKTYVGLKIAEALLTNQDLWKDRFGKGPMLVVCYTNHALDQFLEGIHKFLQKGIVRVGGRSSSEILKPFNLRELTHSPGFKRSLPSHLRVAYNEIYKQLCQEEREIQNHSTRLECSLKGILRECFLQKYISYRHWDSLQELPTQDEFEVWGERKKTSLIMEWLGLGSTTFLQRETENANGNEEAAEEAMELEEDDLIEIAEEADLIQAERIIEDNTDPRGGRDGRKKGDMEEAVREVEYLMLAMNLDKAETWAKQSEEEFQMQRAQKKKMKNKIRKELAKSSTMTETEEDNVLDIWTLSLPDRWKLYRLWVARYRTELRAKVLEFEQAYQNAADRLADVKRHESLFLLKEATVIGMTTTGAAKFRKVLQDVRPCLVIVEEAAEVLEAHTITTLSQACQHLILIGDHQQLRPSATVYELAKNFHLEMSMFERLVKLGLPFVRLNYQHRMRPDIARLLTPHIYSELENHPSVLDYDNIKGLNTNLFFVEHNYPEEEIKDGRSHQNQHEAKFVVALCRYLLFQDYKPEQITILTTYTGQLHCLRKLMPANQFTGVKVHVVDKYQGEENDIVLLSLVRSNRQGKVGFLNIPNRVCVALSRAKKGLYCIGDSKMLGQVKLWSNIFYTLREKNQVGNALTLCCQNHPGRQISASHADDFQQAPEGGCTQPCDFRLDCGHVCSSVCHPYDPEHKKYKCAKKCQKILCNEGHRCTFVCHRPCPEKCPVMVEKIIPKCQHKQMVPCHQDPETFICQEPCQKMLYCGHPCDSLCGEPCTINCKVKVNLKLKCGHIQQDACFYRLQTEDPECKTPCNHQLKCGHACRGTCSKCYRGRFHFPCFHQCERLLICSHKCREPCTRDCPPCRRPCENHCVHSKCTKPCGQPCAPCIEPCAWQCPHQSCSKLCSEPCDRPPCTEPCAKTLDCGHPCIGLCGDKCPDKCRICNHDEVTDIFFGTEDEPEAYFIQLQDCGHILEHAGMDTWMDDNQQANEGEQVAIKLKECPKCRTPIRKNLRYGSHINSRLAEIEMVKVKINGQQTDIEKHRKSLQNQWKENLLTNKMSQQKEYMDIKDRLGKSYLTANDLWVVENKMDFLIRVAKLKQFQKENMLLRQTSKLEKYIEEFLHWLNNSHQKFTEQQVFDLQRELQRLTLLTELNARCDKANKRGQSAKIGSEAQTMRKVLEKSGQFTEQDEHIVKEAMEELDKKLPLTGLGISDEERKMIVSAMKMPPGHWYKCPNGHVYLITECGGANESRTCPNCDATIGGANHTLASGNQVATEMDGSQHPAWSEANNLLNFGQHI, from the exons ATGGAAAGACTGTTTGGGAGAGTGCTGACTGATG GTCCTGATACTGGCCAAAATGAAATTGCTGGTGGAGGCAGAAGGAGAAGACAAGGAGGTGCACAAGGAGACAGGGCGAGAGGAGCGGAGGGCAGAGGAAGAGCACAAGGTCGTGAAAGGGAGGAAATAgatggaggacgaggaggaggaggaggaggagggatgcgtgggagaggcagaggaagaggaggagacccAGGAAGAGGGGGTGAAAGAGGTGTAGGAAGAGAAGGTCGGGGTGGAGCAGGAGATGCTTgggggagaggcagaggaggaagagaaggaggaggaggaggaggaggaagagcagacTTATGGAGGGGGGGTGAAAGAGATGTAGGAAGacaggggggaggaggaggcagacatagaggaggagggagggggagaggtggAAATAGAGGAGAAGGGGCAGCACAAGAGATAGGTGGGGTAAGAAGAAATAGGGAGCAAGGTGCAGCTGAaggtgaagaagagggagggggggtggcaAGAATGGGTGTACGGAGAGGAGGACGTAGTGTAGAcagaagaggaggtgagagaagaGATGGTGTGGGAGACAGGAATGGAGGGAGATCAAAGTCTACAGGTGAAGCCAGAGCACCGCGAGGTCCTGGCCTGGGCTTTAAAGCACTGGAAGAACTCTCTGAAAAAGAACCATCTACAGTGGCCATCACCCTGTCCACTCACCCTGCCCTACAAGGTATTCTGAGTGGGACAACAATGAGGAAGGACCTTGTCGAACTTCTCTGCCTGGTGCTGAGTAAAGCCTTCAGATCACGGACAGAGAGGAGCACCCTACAGCACCTGGCTGGTATCATAAAAGATTCAGGATTTTTCCGCAATGTCCTGCCCTACTATCTGGTGGGCATGGAGTCAGAGTACAACCTTGATCGCAGGGCACAGTACCCACAACACCTGGAGAACATCCTGGCTATTCTGTCAGAG GTCCTCAGCACATTCCCTGGTAGCACAGTCCAGACAGGGAGATTGCTACTGACACAGCTCCAAGCCTCCATCAACAGCCTGAAAACATCAGGAGTGGAAATCAACCCTCAAATGGAGGAGAGCCTGGAGAATCTTCAGGGCCTGATGAGGCACCTCCAGGAGAGATCCAGGGAGGGTACCCTGCGCTCAAACAGGGACACGTACGCCCTCCTACCCACTGGAGGTGATAACCCAG CTGAAGAAGAGCAGCAAGATTTCAGGACCATACCCATTTACCCAACTCCTGAGGAGTTCCACCATGACTACAGGCCCTTCCTCAGACCAAACCTCATCACTCAGCGCTACACAAACACCCACCTCTACCTTGACACGCACTTCCGACTGCTAAGAGAGGACTTTGTGCGGCCACTACGTGAAGGCGTCCAGCAATTGCTTTGGAACCAAATGGACATGGGAAGGACTGATAATCCACTGAAGAAGAAGCGCTTCGATGATATCAGAATATATTTTGACACACAACTGGTGGCGCCCAAATGCACTCACACTGGACTTGCCTACCTAGTCCAGTTTGACATTCAGCCACTTAAG tTTGTGCGCTGGCAGAACTCCAAGAGGCTGATCTACGGTTCCCTGGTCTGCCTGTCTTGTGACAATTTTGAGAGCTTCTTATTTGCCACAGTGTCAGATCGAGATCCCAAATACCTGCAGAAAGGACAGGTCCAGATTACCTTTACTGAAGAAAGCAGATTCAAGTTGGCCAGAATTGAG AAAAATCAATTGTTCCTGATGATTGAGACCACTGCATACTTTGAGGCCTATCGCTATGTCCTAGATGGTCtacaggagcagcaggaggacgaGCTTCCCTTTCAGAG GTACATCGTGGAGTGCAACACAGATGTGCATCCCCCAGCTTACCTGCAAAGAAGAGATACATATGACCTGTCATCTGTCGCTGATCCTGACTATAAGGACAGTGTACAGCCCTTTCACAGCCTGCGGGAAGAGGCCTGGCCGAGAATGGAGGAACTGGGGCTGGACGAGTCTCAGATGAAAGCCTTCCAGCTGGCCCTCACAAAGGAACTGGCCATCATACAGGGACCTCCTGGCACAG GAAAAACCTATGTTGGGCTTAAGATTGCTGAGGCTCTGTTGACCAATCAGGATCTTTGGAAAGACAGATTTGGTAAAGGTCCAATGCTGGTAGTTTGCTACACTAACCATGCCCTGGATCAGTTCCTTGAGG GTATTCATAAATTTCTGCAAAAGGGCATCGTGAGGGTAGGAGGCCGCAGCAGCAGTGAGATCCTTAAACCTTTTAATCTAAGGGAGCTGACCCACTCACCTGGCTTCAAACGTTCGCTGCCGTCACACCTGCGTGTTGCATATAATGAG ATCTACAAGCAGCTGTgtcaggaggagagggagatccAGAATCACAGTACGCGGCTGGAGTGTTCTCTGAAAGGCATTCTGCGCGAATGTTTCTTACAGAAGTACATTTCATACAGACACTGGGACAGTCTGCAAGAACTACCT ACACAGGATGAATTTGAGGTTTGGGGTGAAAGGAAGAAGACCAGCCTGATAATGGAGTGGTTGGGTTTGGGTTCCACCACCTTCctgcagagggagacagagaatgCAAATGGAAATGAAG aagcagcagaggaggcgATGGAGCTGGAAGAAGACGACCTCATTGAAATCGCAGAGGAAGCAGATCTGATCCAGGCAGAGCGGATTATTGAAGACAACACTGATCCCAGAGGTGGTAGAGATGGCAGAAAGAAGGGAGACATGGAGGAGGCTGTCAGAGAAGTAGAATACCTGATGCTGGCTATGAACTTGGATAAAGCTGAAACATGGGCTAAACAGAGCGAGGAGGAATTTCAg ATGCAACGGGCccagaagaaaaagatgaagaacaaaATCAGGAAAGAGCTGGCGAAGAGTTCAACTATGACTGAAACAGAGGAAGATAATGTCTTGGATATTTGGACCCTTAGCCTGCCAGACAGATGGAAACTCTATCG GTTGTGGGTTGCTCGCTACAGGACAGAACTTCGTGCCAAAGTCCTGGAGTTTGAACAGGCCTATCAGAATGCAGCGGACAGGTTGGCTGATGTAAAACGTCACGAGAGCCTCTTTCTCCTCAAGGAAGCAACG GTTATTGGCATGACAACAACAGGCGCAGCCAAGTTCCGTAAGGTTCTGCAGGACGTGCGTCCATGTCTGGTGATTGTAGAAGAGGCTGCTGAGGTTCTTGAGGCCCACACGATCACCACACTGAGCCAAGCATGCCAACACCTCATCCTTATCGGAGACCACCAGCAG CTGCGCCCCAGCGCCACTGTGTACGAACTTGCTAAGAACTTCCACCTGGAGATGTCCATGTTCGAGAGGCTGGTTAAATTGGGACTTCCGTTTGTCAGACTCAACTACCAG CATCGTATGAGGCCAGACATTGCCCGTCTTCTTACCCCGCACATTTACTCAGAGCTGGAAAATCATCCTTCTGTGCTGGACTATGACAACATCAAG GGCCTCAATACCAACTTATTCTTTGTGGAGCACAACTACCCAGAAGAAGAGATCAAAGACGGAAGAAGCCATCAGAACCAACATGAGGCAAAGTTTGTAGTTGCCCTTTGCCGCTATCTTCTCTTTCAGGACTACAAACCAGAGCAAATTACCATCCTCACAACCTACACAGGCCAGCTCCACTGTCTGCGCAAACTCATGCCTGCCAACCAATTCACAGGGGTCAAAGTGCACGTTGTAGACAAGTACCAGGGAGAAGAGAACGACATTGTCTTGTTGTCTCTGGTCCGCAGCAACCGACAGGGTAAAGTTGGCTTTTTGAACATTCCCAACCGTGTCTGTGTAGCCTTGTCTCGTGCCAAGAAAGGGCTTTACTGTATTGGCGACAGTAAAATGCTGGGACAAGTCAAACTGTGGAGCAACATCTTCTACACCTTGAGAGAGAAGAACCAGGTTGGAAATGCTCTGACCCTCTGCTGTCAGAATCATCCAGGTCGACAGATAAGCGCTTCACATGCTGACGATTTTCAACAAGCCCCCGAGGGGGGCTGCACCCAGCCTTGTGACTTCCGTTTGGATTGTGGACATGTTTGCTCAAGTGTCTGCCACCCCTATGACCCTGAGCACAAGAAGTACAAGTGTGCCAAGAAGTGCCAGAAGATTTTATGCAATGAAGGACACAGGTGCACATTTGTATGCCACAGACCATGCCCAGAGAAATGTCCAGTGATGGTTGAGAAGATCATACCCAAGtgtcaacacaaacagatggtTCCTTGCCACCAGGACCCAGAGACATTTATATGTCAGGAGCCTTGCCAGAAGATGCTTTACTGTGGACATCCATGTGATTCATTGTGTGGGGAACCATGCACCATTAATTGCAAGGTGAAGGTCAACTTAAAACTGAAGTGTGGCCACATCCAGCAAGATGCTTGCTtttacagactacagacagaggATCCTGAATGTAAGACCCCTTGTAATCATCAGCTAAAATGTGGCCATGCATGTCGCGGTACCTGTAGCAAGTGTTATCGAGGACGGTTCCATTTCCCATGTTTTCACCAGTGTGAGCGTCTCTTGATTTGCTCCCACAAGTGCAGGGAGCCTTGCACTCGTGATTGCCCTCCCTGTAGGAGACCATGTGAGAACCACTGTGTTCACAGCAAGTGTACAAAGCCATGTGGACAGCCCTGTGCTCCATGCATTGAGCCCTGTGCCTGGCAGTGCCCTCACCAAAGCTGCAGTAAACTTTGCTCCGAGCCATGTGATCGTCCACCATGCACTGAGCCCTGTGCCAAGACCCTGGATTGCGGCCACCCATGCATAGGTCTCTGCGGAGACAAATGTCCAGACAAATGTCGCATCTGTAATCACGATGAGGTCACAGACATTTTCTTCGGCACTGAGGATGAACCTGAGGCTTACTTCATTCAGCTACAGGACTGTGGACACATCCTTGAACACGCAGGCATGGACACATGGATGGATGACAACCAACAGGCAAATGAAGGAGAGCAGGTGGCCATAAAACTGAAGGAGTGTCCGAAGTGTCGAACTCCTATCCGCAAAAATCTGCGTTATGGATCTCACATCAACAGCAGGTTGGCTGAAATAGAGATGGTAAAGGTGAAGATAAATGGTCAACAGACAGATATCGAAAAACACAGGAAGTCCCTTCAGAATCAGTGGAAGGAGAACCTTCTCACCAATAAAATGAGTCAGCAAAAAGAATACATGGATATCAAGGACCGACTGGGAAAATCTTATCTCACAGCAAATGATCTATGGGTTGTGGAAAACAAGATGGATTTCCTCATAAGGGTTGCAAAGCTAAAACAGTTccaaaaggaaaacatgttaCTCAGGCAAACCTCCAAATTAGAAAAGTATATTGAAGAGTTTTTGCACTGGCTCAACAACAGCCACCAAAAATTCACAGAGCAGCAAGTCTTTGATTTACAGAGAGAGCTACAGAGACTCACTCTCCTGACTGAACTCAACGCCCGTTGTGATAAGGCAAACAAGAGAGGACAAAGTGCCAAAATTGGGTCTGAGGCACAAACAATGAGAAAGGTTTTGGAAAAGTCTGGCCAATTCACTGAACAAGATGAACACATCGTGAAAGAAGCCATGGAGGAACTAGACAAAAAGCTTCCACTCACAGGCTTGGGGATCagtgatgaagagagaaagatgatcGTCTCGGCAATGAAAATGCCACCTGGACACTGGTACAAATGTCCTAATGGTCATGTGTATCTTATAACAGAGTGTGGAGGTGCTAATGAGAGTCGAACCTGCCCTAATTGTGATGCTACTATTGGTGGAGCCAATCACACACTGGCAAGTGGCAACCAAGTCGCCACTGAGATGGATGGGTCACAGCACCCTGCTTGGTCTGAAGCCAACAACCTTCTAAACTTTGGTCAACATATTTGA